The sequence GAGGCGTCGATGAACAGGATCTGGTGGCCGTTCTGCTTGGAGATGTTGTCGAGGCGGATCATGGGGCGGTCTGCTAGCTCGGAGGCGCGGAGAAAGCTAGCGTCAGCCCATGGGCGACTAGCCGGAGAGGTCAAAGACCCTGTTGTGGCCCTGCCATGGCCATGGGAGGGTGCCGTAATTGCTGGGAGGACTAACCAATGCGCTCAACGATCGCCGCCGTAATCTCTGTCGCCCTCTTGATGGGCGCGCCTGGCCTCAGCCTCGCCGCCGGCCCTTACAAACTGGACGATAAGGGCAAGTGTCACGACGCCAGCGGAAAGTTTGCGAAGGCGGAGAACTGCAAGGTCGCCCATATCTACAAGCTGGACGCCAAAGGAAAATGTCGCGACGAGGCCGGCAAATTCGCCAAAGCCGCCCTGTGCAAGGCCGGCTGAGCGGTCCCGGTCGGAGACCTCCAGGTTACGAAACGCCGACCGGTTTGAGCATCATGACGGCGTGAACGTTCGCGCTGGCATGCCGAGCGGGATGTCTGCATCGGAGGAACTGGCGCTGCCTTAGACGGTCCGCCGGCATGGCGGCTAGTGGCGAGCGGCCGGCTGGGCCCGGCCAAAGGCGAGTTGGCGCGCGCGAATTTGCGGCCCCTTGGCTAACCGCCGCCCCAAATGATCCGTCCCTCGCGAATTGTGGTGCGCACCCGGCTAAAGGCCGTCGCATCCTTGGCCGGATCCCCGTCCAACACGACGAGGTCCGCGTCCATTCCTGGGGCGAGCCGACCTTTCCGGTCGGCGAACCCGAACCGCTCGGCGGGCGCGGTCGTCAGCGACTTCAGGATCATCCGCCAGTCCAGCGCGCGAGAGAGCAGTTGGAACTCCTCGGTCGTATCGTACGCGTCGATATAGCCGACATCGGTGCCGAAGAGGATCTGACCGCCGGCGGCGGCGTAGTCCCTGACCTCCGACACGATCCGGTCGAAGGTCGCCGCGAAGGCTTCCGGCGGTACGCCGCCCTCCTTTTTCATCTCGACGTCGAACAGCATGAGCGTTGGGATCAGGGCCATGTTGTGGGCGCGCATTCGAGCGATCATCTCGGGCGGCCAGGGCCCTTGGTCTATGCCGCCCTCCATGGCCGTCGTGTGGGCCAGCACGTCGACGCCAGAGTCGATCGCGACGTTGATCCCGGCGAAGTTCGAGGGGTGGGCGAAGGCGGGCTTGCCGCGCCTGTGCGCCACGGCGACCACGGCCTTGGCGATGTCGGTCCGCATGGGCAGGACGCCGATCTTGCCGCCCACGATGGCGCCGGCGAAGATTTTCACGCCGTCGGTCCCCCGGTCGAGCTGGCTCCTGGCGCGCGCCGCCGCTGCTTCGGGGCTGGAGACCTCCTCGTCCTGCCAGCCATGGGCCTTGAGGTATGCGCGGACGTAGATCGGCGTACCCCCTTCCGGGAAGAACGGGTCGCCGACAGTCAATATCTTCGGTCCCGCGATTTCTCCGGACTCGATACGGCGGCGGAGGGCCAGGGTATTGGCCGTGGCCGAGGCGATGTCGAACACCGTGGTGAAACCCCAGCGGTTCAGCATCTGGTCAAGGCCGCCTTGAAGCCTCGCTGCCGGGGCCTTGTCGGCGCCCAGAAGTTCGGTGGGCATGATGTGAACATGGCTGTTCCAGAAACCCGCCGCGACGACCTCGCCCGTGGCGTCGATCACCCGCGCCGAGCCTGGGACCCGCACCTCATCGGCCGGGCCGACGGCTGCGATCTTGCCGCCTCGAATGAGGATGGTTCCGTCGGAGATTGGCGCCGCATCCGGCGAGGGATAGATCCGGGCGTGCTCGAGCGCGGTTTCGACAGCCTGAGCACAAGCCGGCGAAGCATTTAGGCTGATCGCAAAGATTAGGCACGACAGGACGCGCCCCAAATGCAGTTGGCGATGCTGAACCAGGCGGGGCCGCCAGGAAATTGCCGACCAGAGATCTGGAACCGGGCCCAGGACGTTGTTCATGGAACCTTCCCGTACTTCCCAAGTGATGGGTTCGATCGATGAGGGGCGTCATTTGCGATGCTGGGCGGCGCCGTGGGCGCCACGCCCGCCCGGCGCGCCGTACGGGTCGATCTTGAACAATGCGAGGCCTCGCTCGCAGGCCGCCGTGAAGCTATGGCGAAAATAGGCTTCATCGCCAAAGCGTCCGGCTCGCTGCATGGTGACATAACCTTGCGCCAGGGCGGCGAGCGTCAGCGCCGCATCGAGCGGCTCGACTGGGGCGAACCGGCCTGTGTCTATGGCCTGCTTGATCCGCGCCACGATCATGCTGATCGCCGGTGATCGGCCATTCAAGAAGTCTTCGGGGTATTTGCGCGCGCCACGCGCCGGGAGGAGAAAGGCGGCGTCGAACCGGTGCGGATCCGCAAGGGCGAAGTCCAGATAGGCCGAAAACAGCCGCCGCAGCCATTCGAGCGGATCCTCGGCCTCGATCGCGCCGACCCGGGCTTCCCAGGCGGCGAAGCCGTCCAGCATGAGGGCGTCCAGAAGCGCGTCCTTGTCCGCGAAATGGCGGTACATCGCCATAGGCGACAGGCCCGCATGCCGCGCCACCGCCCTCACAGAGAGACCGCCAAGGCCCTCTCGCTCGAAAATCTCCCTGGCGGCTGCGAAAAGTCGGTCTCGAGTCATTTGCATACACCGTACACATCGAGGTGTACGCTGTAAACACTTGCAGCAAGGGCCACAACCTTAAGGCCGCTACCGGGGAGCGGGCACAGCTGTAGATCGCGCCCCGCTGACGACAGCAACTGGCGATCAGGCATGATTCACTCTGTCGTCGACGCGCCGAATTGTCTGACTATGCTGGCCGCTATTCGGAAAGCGCGAGGCGTCGGTGGAGAAGGCGATATTGAACGACCACAAGTCATTGACCAAGCCCATCGTCAAGCGGCGCAAACCTGTGAAAGCGAGCGGCTCGGGCGAGCGGCTGCATGGCGCGATCGCCAGAACTCTGGGCGTGGCGATCGTGTCGGGCGTGTACAAGCCGGGGGAAGTGCTCGACAACGAGATTCACTCCAGCGAGCAGTTGCACGTTTCGCGCACCGCCTATCGCGAGGCGGTGCGCATGCTGGCCGCCAAGGGCCTGGTGGAGAGTCGGCCCAAGACCGGCACCAGGGTCAGCGATCAGAAGCGCTGGAGTCTGCTGGATCCGGACGTGCTCGCCTGGTTCTTCGAAAGCGGGGAGCCTAGCCCCAGCTTTCTGCGCGACATCTTCGAACTGCGCATGGTGGTGGAGCCCGCGGCCGCAGCTCTGGCCGCCGAGCGGCGCACGCCGGACGATCTCAGCCGAATGCGCCGAGCGCTGCAGGAGATGGAGCGGCACGGCCTGGCGGTCGAGGACGGTCAGGTCGCCGACCGCCATTTCCACGACGCGGTCATCGAGGCCACTTACAACGCTCCGCTGATCACCCTGGCGAGCGGTATCGGCGCGGCCGTTCGCTGGACAACCATCTTCAAGCAGCGCCGGCGCAAGCTGCCGCGCGATCCCCTCCCCGACCACTGGCGGGTGTTCGACGCCATCGCCGCCGGCGGCCCGGACGCCGCGCGCGATGCGATGCGCGACCTCATCGCCCTGGCTCAGGAGGATACCCGGTTCGGGCTCGAACGCTGATCGGAATGTCGGCAAGCTTGTTTCGTTTATTTGTATGAGTATTATCAGTCAGGAATAGGCGAAACTTGGTGATCGACGGCGGCGGAGAGCGGGAAAGACGACCATGAGCCTGCATTTGCTGCAGCTTCGCGCCGAGAGCGGCGACCGCCGCCTCGCCGTCGCGCACGATGATGGAGCCGCCAGGCTGATCGTCGGCTACGCCACCCTCTACGACTTGGCCCAGGCTGCTCTGGCGACCAACCAGCCCCTGGCTGCTCTCGCCGCCGGACACGCCAACGGGGCTGAGATCGACCTGGGGCGCGAGCTGACAGAAGGCCGGATACTGGCCCCGATCGACCATCCTGATCCGGCGCACCTGGTGCTGAGCGGCACCGGCCTGACCCATCTGGGCTCGGCCGAAGGCCGTGACAAGATGCACAAGGCCGCCGCGGGAGAGCAAGAAACGGACTCAATGCGCATGTTCCGCATGGGCCTGGAAGGCGGCAAGCCGGCCGCCGGCGAGATCGGTGTCCAGCCGGAGTGGTTCTACAAGGGCGACGGCTCGTCGATCGTCGCCCCCGAGGCGCCGCTGCGCTCCCCCGACTTCGCCCTGGACGGCAGCGAAGAGCCGGAGATCGCGGGGATCTACCTGATCGATGCGGCTGGAAAACCCGTGCGCTTGGGCTATTGCCTGGCCAACGAATTCTCCGACCACGTCACCGAGCGGGGCAACTATCTGTGGCTGGCGCACTCGAAGCTGCGTCCAGCGGCCCTGGGGCCTGAGCTGCTGACCGGCGCCCTGCCGGCGTCGGTCAAAGGGACGAGCAGCATCCGGCGCGGCGGCGAGGTGGTGTGGAGCCGCCCGTTCCGCTCGGGCGAAGCGCATATGAGCCACAGCCTGGCCAATCTCGAGCGCCACCACTTCAAATATGCTGGCTTCCGCCGCCCTGGCGATGTGCACGTCCACTTCTTCGGCACGGCCACCCTCTCGTTCGCCGACGGCGTCCGCACGGAACACGGCGACCTATTCGAGATCGAGGCCGCGCCGTTCCGCCTGCCGCTGAGAAACGCCCTGGCCAGGGCCGATGCGGTTGAGGTGAGCGTCAGGGCGCTCTGACCCCGCAGCCGCCCGTCAGGCTTCTGCGTCCAGGGCCACCTCGGCCAGGGCGTGGGTCGGCTTGGAGCCCCAGAGGGCGTAGAACAGCACGTAAAGTTCGCAAAGAGCCGTCACGACGAAAGCCGTCTGTATGCCATAGTTATCGGCGATGGCGCCCTGGATGAACACCAGCGCGCCGCCGGCGATCGACATGATCAGCAGGCCCGAGCCTTCCTCGGTCAGCGGGCCGAGGCCCCGGATGGCGAGGGCGAATATCGTGGGGAACATGATCGAATGGAACAGCCCCACCACGATCAGCGCATACATCGCCGCCGGTCCGTGGAGGATAGTGGCGGCGAGCGCTGAGAGGAGGGCGCCAAGCGCGAAGAAAGCCAGCACCCGGTCCGGCGCGAAATTGCGCATGATCCAGGCTCCGGCGAAGCGACCGACCATCATGCCGCCCCAGACGAAGGTCAGGTAGAAGGCCGCCTTCTCATGGGTGATGTTGGCGACGCTGGGCTGCGAGGCGAAGTTGATGAACAGGTTGCCCACCCCGATCTCGGCCAGCACATAAAGGAAGATCGCGCCGCAACCGAGAATAAGGTTGCGGTGGCTCCAGAGCGACAGGTTCCGGCGCTGCTCGGCGTTGGTGCGTTGGGTGGCCGCGCCCAGCGCGGGCAGGTGAGCCCGAGCGATGACCACGGCGAGCGCCGCGAGCACCAGTGCGACGATGAAATAAGGCAGCTCGGTCGCCTGCGCATCGGCCATACGTTGAGCATGGGAAAGTTGGACGCCCTCGGCGGAAGTACCCGCCGTGGTGCGGCTGAGGATCAGGTAGCGCCCGAAGACGACCGCCAGAACGTCGCCGGTCGTATTGAAGGCCTGCACCAGCGTGAGGCGCGCTTCGGAGGATTCGGGCGGGCCGATCACCGCGACATAGGGATTGGCTGCAACCTGCAAGAGTGCGATGCCGCAGGAGACGGTGAACAGCGAGACGAGCGTGACCCCATAGGAAGGCAGGCTGGCGGCAAGGATCATCCCGGCCGAACCCATCGTCATCACCGCCAGCCCGATCACCAGCGCACGCTGATAACCGATCCGTTCGATCAGCTTCGCGGCAGGAAGCGAGGCCACGAGATAGCCGACGAACCAGGTCGATTCGATCAACGTCGTCTGCGTGTAGTTCAGCTCGAACACGCTCCTGAGGTGCGGCAGCAGCGTGTTGTTGATGACCGTGATGAAGCCCCACATGAAAAACAGGCTGGCCAGCAACGCCAGCGCCGGCCGGTAGGATCGCGCAGAGCCGGGCTCGACCGGGGGCCTGGGTGATGTGCTGACGACGCTGACGGCCATGCCGTGATCCTCCCGAAGGTCCGATTTACCCTTGCGCTCTGCGTCGAAGGATCGTTATTTGTCTGAGTATAAGACCGTTCGTGGCCCGTCAATCACACTAAAACGATTACGCCGTGGAGCCGCAGTGAAAGCCCCCCACCTCTTCGCCGCCGCCATTTTCGCCGCAACCGGCGCCCATGCCGCCGAAGCCAGCCGTGAAAGCTTCGGCGCCCTGCCGGACGGTGCGGCGGTCCAGGCCGTCACCCTGAAGAACGCCCACGGCGTCTCAGTGCGCGTCATCGCCTATGGCGCGACGATCCAGTCGCTGAAACTGCCGGACCGCCGCGGCAAGATCGCCGACGTGGTGCTGGCCTATCCGGACATGACCGGCTACCTGGCCAAGCCGCAGTATTTCGGGGCCACGGTCGGCCGCTACGCCAATCGCATCGCCGGCGCAGCCTTCACGCTCGACGGCCAGCACTATGCGCTGACCCGCAACGAGGGTCAGAACAGCCTGCATGGCGGGGCCAAGGGCTTCGACAAGCAGCTCTGGACCATCACCGCGGTCCAGAGCGGTCCGGCCGCCAGCGTCACCCTGACCCGCACCAGCCCCGACGGCGAGGAAGGCTATCCGGGGACGCTGAAGGCCAGCATCACCTACGCCCTCGACGAGCAGAACCAGCTGACCACCACCTACGCCGCCACCACGGACAAGCCGACCGTGGTCAATATGGTCAATCACAGCCTGTTCAACCTGGCAGGAGCCGCCAGTGGACATGACGCGCTGGACGAGGTTCTGACCTTGGCCGCCGACGCCTACACCCCCGTGGACGCCGCCCTGATTCCCACAGGAGAACTTCGCCCGGTCGCCGGCACCCCGTTCGATTTCCGCAAGGCCCGGCGCATCGGCGAACGCATACGTGATGCAGCTGATCCGCAAATCGCCATCGGCCGCGGCTACGACCACAACTTCGTGCTGCGCGGGGGCGTCACGCCAAAGCCGCACTTCGCCGCCCGGCTCACCGATCCGGCTTCAGGCCGCACGATGGAGCTGTGGACCACCGAGCCCGGCGTCCAGGTCTATTCGGGCAACTTCCTCGACGCGACCGCAGCGGGATCAGGCCAGACCCTCTATCGCCAGGGCGACGGGATCGCGCTGGAGTTGCAGCATTTCCCCGACTCCCCGAACCATCCGGCGTTTCCGACCACACGGCTCGATCCCGGCCAGACCTATCGCCAGGTCTCCATCTATCGTTTCGGCGTCCGAGCTAAATGACCCGCAAGCCTCCACCGGCGCCCATCAAGTTGCGCTCGCGCGCCTGGTTCGACAATCCCGCCAATGTCGACATGACCGCGCTCTATCTGGAACGCTACCTCAATTTCGGCTTGACGCTGGAAGAGCTGCAGTCAGGCAAGCCGATCATCGGCATCGCCCAGACCGGATCGGACCTTTCACCCTGCAATCGTCATCACCTGGTGCTGGCTGAGCGCATCCGTGAGGGCATTCGCACCGCCGGCGGAATCGCGATCGAATTTCCCGTGCACCCCATCCAGGAGACCGGCAAACGCCCGACCGCGGGCCTGGACCGCAACCTGGCCTATCTCGGCCTCGTGGAGGTGCTCTACGGCTATCCCATAGACGGGGTGGTGCTGACCACCGGCTGCGACAAAACCACGCCGGCCTGCCTGATGGCCGCGGCCACGGTGAACATCCCCGCCATTTCGCTCTCAGTCGGCCCCATGCTGAACGGATGGTTCAAGGGCCAGCGCACTGGCTCGGGCACTATCGTCTGGAAGGCTCGGGAGTTGCTGGCCGCCGGCGAGCTCGATTATCAGGGCTTCATTCAACTCGTGTCGTCCTCAGCGCCCTCGACCGGCTTTTGCAACACCATGGGCACGGCCACGACCATGAACTCCCTGGCCGAGGCGCTGGGCATGTCGCTGCCGGGCTCGGCGGCGATTCCGGCCCCCTATCGCGACCGGCAGGAGGCCGCCTATCGTACCGGCCTTCGGATCGTCGACATGGTGCGCGAGGACCTGAAGCCGTCGGACATCCTGACTCGCGATGCTTTCCTGAACGCCATCGTGGTCACTTCCGCCATCGGCGGCTCGACCAACGCCCCGATCCACCTGACGGCCCTGGCGCGACATGCCGGGGTCGAACTCGACCTGGACGACTGGCAGACGCAGGGATTGGAGGTTCCGCTGCTGGTCAACCTGCAACCGGCCGGCGAATATCTGGGCGAGGACTTCTACCGCGCCGGCGGCGTGCCGGCGGTGGTGCGCGAACTGATGGGCCAGGGCCTGATCCGCGAACACGCGATCACCGCCAACGGACGCACCCTGGGCGACAATTGCCGCGAGGCGGCGATCCAGGACGACAAGGTGATCCGCCCTTTCGCCGAACCCATCAAGCCCCGCGCCGGCTTCATGGTCCTGCGCGGCAACCTGTTCGACAGCGCCATCATGAAGCTGAGCGTGATCTCCTCCGAATTTCGCCAGCGCTATCTTAGCAATCCGGATGATCCCGACGCGATGGAAGGCCGCGCGGTCGTGTTCGACGGGCCCGAGGACTATCACCACCGCATCGACGATCCTACGCTGGGGATCGACGAGACCTGCATCCTAGTCATGCGCGGCGCCGGCCCAGTCGGCTATCCGGGCTCCGCCGAAGTGGTCAACATGCGGCCGCCGGCCTATCTGCTGGCCAAGGGGCTTCATGCCCTGCCCTGCCTTGGGGACGGGCGCCAGTCGGGGACGTCCGGATCGCCCTCGATCCTCAACGCTGCGCCCGAGGCGGCCGCGATGGGGGTCCTGGCGCTGCTCCATACGGGGGATCGCATCCGCATCGATCTGAGACGGCGGCGGGTCGACCTGGATGTTTCAGAGGCCGTCCTGGAGCAGCGCCGCGCCGAACTTGCCAACGCCGGCGGTTATGCTTTCCCGGAAAGCCAGACCCCCTGGCAGGAGCTCCAGCGCGCCAACGTCGGCCAGCTGGATACCGGCGCCGTGCTCGAGCCAGCGGTGAAATACCAACGGATCGCCCAGACCATGGGCATTCCGCGCGACAACCATTGAGCTTTGCCTGGTGCTGCGGCCGATCCCGCCGGGCGGCAGGAGCCTCGGGCATTGCACAAACCGCTTGGAAGTCGGGAACACTATCGCTTGCCGATCCCTGGGATATCCCCTTCGCGGCGGGTTCAACGCTTCAACGCCATTCGCCCATTTATCGTCAAGGTCATCTCAACCCCTGCCGCCTCGCCCGGCTGGCCGCCACCGATGAACAGATGGTAGACGCCTGGCTCGATCGCGCGTTCGCCGTGCGCATCGACCAGGCTGAGATCGCGCGGATCGAGATCAAAACTAGCCTCATGCGATTGGCCCGCCGCTAGATGCAGGCGCTGAAAGCCGATGAGCGCGCGCTTCAAGCCGCCGGCGTCGGCCGGAGGCGTCATATAGACCTGCGCCACCTCGTCGCCGGCGCGGGCGCTGATATTAGCCACCGTCACCTTGACCCGTACCGGTTGACCCGCCTGGATCGTCTGATCCGGCGACGGTCCGCTGTAACTGAAGCGCGAATAGGATAGGCCGTAGCCGAACGGAAAAAGCGGCGTCCCGTTGAAATAGCGATAGGTGCGACCGGCCATTCGGTAGTCGATGAACGCCGGAAGATCGCGCGCTGACTGGTAGAATGTCACCGGAAGGCGCCCGGAAGGATTGTTGCGACCGCTGAGCGTCTCAGCGATCGCAGTACCGCCCGCCTCACCCGGGTACCAGGCGGTCAGAACCGCGTCGGCATGGGCCTTGGCCCAGTTCAGCGCCACCGCGCCGCCGGACATCAACACAACGATGACCGGCTTGCCGCTGGCCTTCGCCGTTTCCAGGAGCTTTTGTTGTGGCGCGGGCAAATCGAGAGAGGTGCGGTCGCCGCCGGCGAAGCCCGGCGCGTCGAACCCCAACTCTTCGCCCTCAACATCAGGGGACAGGCCGACGAAGGCGACGATGGCGTCGGCGCCGTCTATCGCCGCCGCGGCCTCATCCAGCTGTGCACCCTGGGGCGCCATCCATTGTAGGCGAAGGCCGCTGTCAGCACCGACATGGGCGAACTCCAGGCGAAGCCTTTGTGGGCGTTTTTCGTCAAAGTGCAGAACCGCGCCCGCTTCAACCGGCTGTTCGTTGATGAACAGGCGGACCTGATCGTGGACGCAGTTCCAGCACTGATCCAGGCGGACGTTCATTCGGTAGTCGCCAGCCGCAGGCGGGATAAAATAGCCTTTCCAGCGCACACTATAAGCGGCCTTCTCAAGGCCAGCCGCCGGCGCGGCCCGGTCCAGGTCAAAGTCGAGGGTGCGGTCGACGCGAACAACCCGCGGATTTCCAGAAAAGGTGGGGTTGTCGAAATACTCGCCGACCAGGCCAGCCGCGCCGCCGGGTCCAGCGCCTGTTTGCAAAGCTGTCTCGGGAATGTTGGCGTAGGAATTCTCGGCCAATGGCGCGCCTTGAGCATAAGCCACGGTTGGGAATAGGCCGCGCAGGCCTGCTAGGGGCGTCACCGGATTGACGGCCACGCCGTGGTAATTGCCTTCCAGGACCTCGACGGCGTCCGCATCGGGGCCGATGACGGCCAGGCGGGCAGACGTCTTCAATGGCAGGACGCCGTTGTTTTTCAAAAGCACGATCGATTCCCTGGCCGCCTCCAGCGCCAGCTGAGCGGCGCGCCGGGTGTGGATCTGGTCGGCGCCGATCGCGGCGTACAGATCGACACTCCCATCCATGCCCAGGCGGCGCCTGGCGGCGAACAAGCGGCCCAGCGACAGGTCCAGGTCGGAATCATTGATCAATCCGGACTTCAAGGCTTCGTCGAGCGAGCCGTATTCCCATCCGCAATCCAGATCCGTTCCAGCGCGCAAGGCCTTCGCTGACGCCTCCGCCGTGGTGGCGGCGAAGAAATGGGCGTGGGCCATGTCATCGACCGCGCCGCAATCGGAGGCGACAAATCCGGTGAACCCCCACGCGGTGCGCAGGTGGCGTTGTAACAACATGTCGTTGCCGCAAGCCGGAGCGCCTTCGATGCTATTGTAGGCGCACATCACCGACTGGACCTTGCCCTCGACCACGGCCCGGCGGAAGGCCGGCAAATAGGTGGTCTCCAGGTCATAGGGCGAGACGTCGACGTCGAAGCCGTGGCGTCCGGACTCGGGCCCACTGTGGACAGCCAGGTGCTTGGCGGTCGCAATCGCCTTCGGATGGTCGGGATCGGAGCCCTGTATTCCACCGATGAAGGCGACAGCCAACTTACCCGTCAGGTACGGGTCTTCGCCGTAGGTTTCCTGTCCCCTCCCCCAGCGCGGGTCGCGAAAGATGTTGATGTTCGGCGCAAAGAGGTTGAGCCCCCCATAGAGCCCGTGGTCACCCTTGCCCACCGTGTTGAACTTCGCTCGGGCCTCGGTGGACACCACGTCACCGACTTGGCGCACCAGGTCGCGGTCCCAGGTCGCTGCAAGTCCTATCGCTTGGGGAAAAACTGTAGCCTGGCCATTGCGGGCGAGACCGTGCAGCCCCTCGCTCCACCAATCGTAGGCTGAAAGATTGAGGCGGGGGATCGCTGGCGCGGAATTTCGCATCTGCGAGATCTTTTCAGCCGCCGTCATAGACGAGACGGTCGGCGGCTCAGCGAAGGCAGGTGCGCATGCTGTTGCGATCAGAGCGGAGATCAGAATTCGCAAGATTGGCCTCGGGGGAAGGTTAGAGAGAGTGGACCGCCACGGTGCGGCCAAGGAAGCTCGAGGCCCGATCCATCCGGCCTGACCTGGGCCGGCGGCAGGGGCTATCCTGCCGCCGTTGGACTGACGGCACCATCCGGTAGCTTCCGAGGGGGCGCGGGCCCTACGCAATTGCATGGTGATGATCCCTCGGCGCGGTGCTAAGTGATCGCGATCTCGAATGGCCCAGCCGGAAGCCCGGCTCCCTCGTAGAGGGTGCAGACGGGACCGTCGCCCCAACAATACCGCACGCGCTTTGGCTCTAGGCCCTCGGGCGCTGCGAGCAGGACCGCGTCGCCGTCGATGTGCGCCTCGACAAAGCGACAGGAGGCTTGATCCTGACCGCACAGCTCGAAGCCATGGGGGGCGCCGCTGTAGGAGACCAGTCCGTGTTCGTCGCCCTTGAACGTCACTCGGACCTCTGCGCCTTCGCGCCGGGCAGAGATGGGCTGCGGGCCCGAAGGGGAGATTGCTTCTCCGTAGATCAGGCTGCGTGCGGCCCGCGACAGTCGCTTTCCGACCTCCTGCTTGTTCGGCGGATGCAGTTCGTCGTTCATGCCGACGTCGATGGCGACGGCGAGCGCCGCCCGAGGATCGGCGGCGACCGCACGGCGCTGGGCCTCGCGAACATCCGCCCAGTTCGAAGCGGCCGGCTGGGTCGGGGCCGGGCCGAAGTTCGGCAGCTGGACGATCAGGAACGGGAGGTCGGAGCCGAACCGGCGGCGCCAGTCGCCCATCAGATTAGTCAGCAACCCCTGATAGGTCCCGGGCGCATCGGCGTTCGCCTCGCCCTGATACCAAAGCACACCTTTCAAACCGAAGGACCCTAGCGGGGCGATCATGGCGTTGTAGGTTGCGCTCGGTCCTACGATCGGGCTCCAGGACGGACTGGGCGGGGCGCCGTAGGTCTCGGGGACGAATTTCCAGATCCACTGGCCGCCGAGCGACATGGACCCGCCGTCCTTGAAGCGCAGCACCATCTTTTCAGTCGGCCCCTGCAATCCGGGCCCGCCCCAACCGGCCGAGAGTACATTCACTACGATCACGTTTTTGCCGGCGTGCAGGACGCGCGGCGCAATGGCGTACGTGCGATCGGCGCCCCAGCCGAACGACGCGCCGACCGCCTTTCCGTTAACCCAGGTGAAATCCTCCTCCTGGATGGCGCCGAGTGAGAGGTCTGCCGGCAGGGCGGCCTGAGCGGCCGTGAGCGTCACCTCGCGGCGAAACCACAGCATGCCGTTGTGGTTGGCGAGTTCCGGCTCGCCCCAGGCCTTCCAGTCTCGCAAGGGTTCGGGCGCGGGGCGCCAGTCGCGCAGGTCCGTCTCCGGCCGCCAGGGCATGGAAGCGACGCCGGCGCGCGCCGTCCACCAAGCCTGCCAGTTCTTCGCCTGAGCCTCCACGCCTGAGGCAGGATCTCGCGCATAGATCGAGAGCGTGCCCAACGTGTCGTGGAAGCCGCCGGCCCGTTCCAACCCGTCTTCGCCCATCCATGTCTCGATGCGCGATCCGCCCCATGAGGCGTGGATCAGGCCGATCGGCGCCTTGACCGTCTGCTCGAGGTCGCGGGCGAAATACCAACAGGCCGCCGAGAAGTCCGCGACCGTTTGCGGTGTGGCCGCGCGCCAAACCGGCCGCGTCTCGAATTCGGGGCGCGGCGCAGCCGCG is a genomic window of Phenylobacterium montanum containing:
- a CDS encoding IlvD/Edd family dehydratase is translated as MTRKPPPAPIKLRSRAWFDNPANVDMTALYLERYLNFGLTLEELQSGKPIIGIAQTGSDLSPCNRHHLVLAERIREGIRTAGGIAIEFPVHPIQETGKRPTAGLDRNLAYLGLVEVLYGYPIDGVVLTTGCDKTTPACLMAAATVNIPAISLSVGPMLNGWFKGQRTGSGTIVWKARELLAAGELDYQGFIQLVSSSAPSTGFCNTMGTATTMNSLAEALGMSLPGSAAIPAPYRDRQEAAYRTGLRIVDMVREDLKPSDILTRDAFLNAIVVTSAIGGSTNAPIHLTALARHAGVELDLDDWQTQGLEVPLLVNLQPAGEYLGEDFYRAGGVPAVVRELMGQGLIREHAITANGRTLGDNCREAAIQDDKVIRPFAEPIKPRAGFMVLRGNLFDSAIMKLSVISSEFRQRYLSNPDDPDAMEGRAVVFDGPEDYHHRIDDPTLGIDETCILVMRGAGPVGYPGSAEVVNMRPPAYLLAKGLHALPCLGDGRQSGTSGSPSILNAAPEAAAMGVLALLHTGDRIRIDLRRRRVDLDVSEAVLEQRRAELANAGGYAFPESQTPWQELQRANVGQLDTGAVLEPAVKYQRIAQTMGIPRDNH
- a CDS encoding glycoside hydrolase family 3 C-terminal domain-containing protein, giving the protein MRILISALIATACAPAFAEPPTVSSMTAAEKISQMRNSAPAIPRLNLSAYDWWSEGLHGLARNGQATVFPQAIGLAATWDRDLVRQVGDVVSTEARAKFNTVGKGDHGLYGGLNLFAPNINIFRDPRWGRGQETYGEDPYLTGKLAVAFIGGIQGSDPDHPKAIATAKHLAVHSGPESGRHGFDVDVSPYDLETTYLPAFRRAVVEGKVQSVMCAYNSIEGAPACGNDMLLQRHLRTAWGFTGFVASDCGAVDDMAHAHFFAATTAEASAKALRAGTDLDCGWEYGSLDEALKSGLINDSDLDLSLGRLFAARRRLGMDGSVDLYAAIGADQIHTRRAAQLALEAARESIVLLKNNGVLPLKTSARLAVIGPDADAVEVLEGNYHGVAVNPVTPLAGLRGLFPTVAYAQGAPLAENSYANIPETALQTGAGPGGAAGLVGEYFDNPTFSGNPRVVRVDRTLDFDLDRAAPAAGLEKAAYSVRWKGYFIPPAAGDYRMNVRLDQCWNCVHDQVRLFINEQPVEAGAVLHFDEKRPQRLRLEFAHVGADSGLRLQWMAPQGAQLDEAAAAIDGADAIVAFVGLSPDVEGEELGFDAPGFAGGDRTSLDLPAPQQKLLETAKASGKPVIVVLMSGGAVALNWAKAHADAVLTAWYPGEAGGTAIAETLSGRNNPSGRLPVTFYQSARDLPAFIDYRMAGRTYRYFNGTPLFPFGYGLSYSRFSYSGPSPDQTIQAGQPVRVKVTVANISARAGDEVAQVYMTPPADAGGLKRALIGFQRLHLAAGQSHEASFDLDPRDLSLVDAHGERAIEPGVYHLFIGGGQPGEAAGVEMTLTINGRMALKR
- a CDS encoding sialate O-acetylesterase translates to MGLTAFGSSAARAKDAAPLLASVFQDHVVLQRDRPIAVFGQAGPGQTVSVGIDDKATTATADASGAWHATLPALPAGGPHVLTAVTAVARETLSDVVMGDVFLCSGQSNMELPVSRTLNSGWEVSRADDSNIRLLTVAKATAAAPRPEFETRPVWRAATPQTVADFSAACWYFARDLEQTVKAPIGLIHASWGGSRIETWMGEDGLERAGGFHDTLGTLSIYARDPASGVEAQAKNWQAWWTARAGVASMPWRPETDLRDWRPAPEPLRDWKAWGEPELANHNGMLWFRREVTLTAAQAALPADLSLGAIQEEDFTWVNGKAVGASFGWGADRTYAIAPRVLHAGKNVIVVNVLSAGWGGPGLQGPTEKMVLRFKDGGSMSLGGQWIWKFVPETYGAPPSPSWSPIVGPSATYNAMIAPLGSFGLKGVLWYQGEANADAPGTYQGLLTNLMGDWRRRFGSDLPFLIVQLPNFGPAPTQPAASNWADVREAQRRAVAADPRAALAVAIDVGMNDELHPPNKQEVGKRLSRAARSLIYGEAISPSGPQPISARREGAEVRVTFKGDEHGLVSYSGAPHGFELCGQDQASCRFVEAHIDGDAVLLAAPEGLEPKRVRYCWGDGPVCTLYEGAGLPAGPFEIAIT